One stretch of Archangium lipolyticum DNA includes these proteins:
- a CDS encoding UvrB/UvrC motif-containing protein, with protein sequence MRGPSGEVLYVGKSVKVRTRLLSYFRAQRGEKAAEIIGHAHEVEWEYVPSEFAALLEEFRLIKRWRPPFNVEHKRDSLLCFIKLTREPVPRLLVVGQVINDGCEYFGPVRGRQRAVEAVRAVSDLLELRDCPSDTPMRLADQIDLFGLREDPRCIRGQVGRCVAPCAGGCTRTEYLARVAQARNFLNGLTEQPLAQLRERMSMASSRLQFEYAADLRDRAETLEGVQAELVRVGQDVERLSFLYTVPGHDGEDRVYIVRRGSVRAELSAPQTPGERLALEEKASEIFERPEPRTVGLRAHEAQEVLLVARWFRLNPAELERTVLVSGLVRTGVSSFEGDSPG encoded by the coding sequence ATGCGGGGACCCTCGGGAGAGGTGCTCTACGTGGGCAAGTCGGTGAAGGTGCGGACGCGGCTGCTCTCCTATTTCCGGGCGCAGCGAGGGGAGAAGGCCGCGGAGATCATCGGGCATGCGCACGAGGTGGAGTGGGAGTACGTCCCGAGCGAGTTCGCCGCGCTGTTGGAGGAGTTCCGGCTGATCAAGCGCTGGCGGCCTCCCTTCAACGTGGAGCACAAGCGAGACAGCCTGCTGTGCTTCATCAAGCTGACGCGCGAGCCGGTGCCTCGCCTGCTGGTCGTGGGGCAGGTCATCAACGATGGCTGTGAGTACTTCGGGCCCGTTCGCGGCCGGCAGCGTGCCGTGGAGGCGGTGAGGGCGGTGTCGGATCTGCTGGAGCTGCGGGACTGTCCCTCGGACACGCCCATGCGGCTGGCGGATCAGATCGACCTGTTCGGACTCCGGGAGGATCCACGCTGCATCCGGGGACAGGTCGGGCGCTGCGTGGCCCCGTGCGCGGGAGGGTGCACGCGCACCGAGTACCTCGCGCGTGTTGCCCAGGCGCGAAACTTCCTGAATGGACTCACGGAGCAGCCGCTCGCTCAGCTGCGCGAGCGCATGAGCATGGCGTCCAGCCGCCTCCAGTTCGAATACGCCGCGGATCTCCGTGATCGGGCCGAGACCCTGGAGGGCGTGCAGGCGGAACTGGTCCGGGTCGGTCAGGACGTGGAGCGTCTCTCGTTCCTCTACACGGTGCCGGGCCACGACGGAGAGGACCGGGTCTACATCGTGCGCCGGGGCAGCGTACGAGCCGAGCTTTCCGCGCCCCAGACGCCTGGGGAACGCCTGGCGTTGGAGGAGAAGGCGAGTGAGATTTTCGAGCGGCCCGAGCCCAGGACGGTGGGCTTGCGTGCCCACGAGGCGCAGGAGGTTCTGCTCGTCGCCCGCTGGTTTCGTCTCAACCCCGCCGAGTTGGAGCGGACGGTACTGGTCTCCGGCCTCGTCCGGACGGGAGTATCGAGCTTCGAGGGTGACTCGCCAGGGTAG
- a CDS encoding DUF4265 domain-containing protein — protein sequence MTEHAPSQHVKLLFELEQDEDGYPPASAETLWAIKVGEGLFKIDNIPFFALGVAVDDIVSAVPEESVFRFKEVVHPSGHSTIRVIVYDPSDVPAVHAHFQQLGCSTEQSHLPRLLAVDVPPTVSLEKLRQELDSGKEAERWGYEEACLAQP from the coding sequence ATGACGGAGCACGCTCCCTCACAGCACGTAAAGCTACTGTTCGAGCTGGAACAGGACGAGGACGGTTACCCGCCAGCCAGTGCGGAAACACTCTGGGCCATCAAGGTGGGTGAGGGTCTCTTCAAGATCGATAACATTCCGTTTTTCGCGCTCGGCGTCGCCGTGGACGACATTGTTTCGGCTGTGCCAGAGGAGAGCGTCTTTCGCTTCAAGGAAGTCGTTCATCCCTCAGGACACAGTACGATTCGGGTCATCGTCTACGACCCCTCGGATGTGCCGGCTGTGCATGCGCACTTTCAGCAATTGGGATGCTCGACGGAACAGAGCCATCTTCCCCGACTCCTCGCCGTCGACGTGCCGCCCACGGTCTCACTGGAAAAGCTGAGGCAGGAGCTAGACTCTGGCAAGGAAGCGGAGCGATGGGGCTACGAGGAGGCCTGCCTGGCACAGCCTTGA
- a CDS encoding HNH endonuclease has product MRRLPLFIFVTFLPLLLGMTGVEYTPNITQQATAATSLVGSLVPEGLTTPGLETIASKRPGSRFTQKDKLTVKQDNASRNGGKTQCEKCGVETVPAQQHQKGVTPPKNETQVDHVVPKSKGGPGTPDNGQVLCRDCNIKKSDKEQ; this is encoded by the coding sequence ATGCGACGTCTTCCTCTGTTCATTTTCGTGACGTTCCTTCCACTACTGCTCGGGATGACAGGAGTGGAATACACGCCGAACATCACGCAGCAAGCAACTGCCGCGACAAGCCTCGTAGGCTCGCTGGTTCCTGAAGGTCTCACGACTCCGGGTCTTGAGACAATCGCTAGCAAGCGGCCCGGCTCTCGTTTCACACAGAAAGACAAGCTGACCGTCAAACAGGACAATGCTTCTCGAAATGGGGGCAAGACTCAGTGCGAGAAGTGTGGTGTCGAGACGGTTCCAGCTCAGCAGCATCAGAAGGGTGTTACGCCTCCCAAGAACGAGACGCAGGTCGACCACGTGGTCCCCAAATCAAAGGGCGGCCCTGGAACTCCCGATAACGGCCAAGTTCTCTGTCGGGATTGCAATATCAAGAAGAGTGACAAGGAACAGTAA
- a CDS encoding glycosyltransferase family 4 protein, whose amino-acid sequence MVRGRLHGIARYALELACRLPEMAPDLRFSGLTGPEGLPAGLGALTPRIPLHRCPASFLSPLEQPALGASLARLGPDLFHATSFSVPALWPGRLVATLHDANHLVLSEQYGPGRRAYYKLIVGPRAKTARALITVSEFSRAELARELGLSPYRLQVIPNGVDARYQPPTASELKDFRERRGLPQRFFLAVGNTKAFKNLGMLAEIAPSLPVPIVLLAGRKAVWELGFPDSTIELADLPEDDMPRLYGAATALLLPSRYEGFGLPALEAMACGTPVVAARATSLPEVVGEAALLLSPDDANAWRETALKLLRDDALRRELSEKGRDRAALFSWEDCARKTLATYRRALEAR is encoded by the coding sequence ATGGTCCGTGGCCGGCTGCACGGCATCGCGCGATACGCGCTGGAGCTGGCGTGCAGGCTGCCGGAGATGGCCCCGGACCTGCGCTTCAGTGGCCTCACGGGCCCGGAGGGGCTGCCAGCGGGACTCGGCGCCCTCACCCCGCGCATCCCCCTGCACCGCTGCCCGGCGAGCTTCCTGTCGCCGCTGGAACAGCCGGCACTCGGGGCCTCGCTCGCCCGGCTGGGGCCGGATCTGTTCCACGCGACGTCCTTCTCCGTGCCGGCGCTGTGGCCCGGACGACTGGTGGCCACGCTGCACGACGCCAACCACCTGGTGCTGTCGGAGCAGTACGGCCCGGGCCGCCGCGCCTACTACAAGCTCATCGTGGGCCCGAGGGCGAAGACGGCGCGGGCGCTCATCACCGTCTCCGAGTTCTCCCGCGCGGAGCTGGCGCGCGAGCTCGGCCTGTCGCCATACCGCCTCCAGGTGATTCCGAACGGAGTGGACGCGCGCTACCAACCGCCAACGGCCTCGGAGCTGAAGGACTTCCGGGAACGGCGAGGGCTGCCGCAGCGCTTCTTCCTAGCGGTGGGCAACACGAAGGCGTTCAAGAACCTCGGGATGCTGGCGGAGATCGCACCGTCACTGCCGGTGCCCATCGTCCTGCTCGCGGGCAGGAAAGCGGTGTGGGAGCTGGGCTTCCCGGACAGCACGATCGAGCTGGCCGATCTGCCCGAGGACGACATGCCGCGCCTCTACGGAGCCGCGACCGCGCTGCTGCTGCCCTCGCGATACGAGGGCTTCGGGCTGCCCGCGCTGGAGGCGATGGCCTGCGGCACTCCGGTGGTGGCCGCGCGAGCCACGTCCCTGCCGGAAGTGGTGGGCGAGGCCGCACTGCTGCTCTCGCCGGACGATGCGAACGCCTGGCGCGAGACGGCGTTGAAGCTGCTGCGCGACGACGCCCTGCGCCGGGAGCTCTCGGAGAAGGGCCGAGACCGAGCCGCGCTGTTCAGCTGGGAGGACTGCGCCCGGAAGACGCTGGCCACCTACCGCCGGGCGCTCGAGGCCCGCTGA
- a CDS encoding glycosyltransferase: MKVALVHDWLVTQRGGEHVLEALCELFPQADIHTLVYRPGVVHPRIESRPIHTSVLQRIPRIHKLYRHFLPVLPQVIESMRLEGYDLVVSSSHCVAKGIRKPPGAKHLAYVHAPMRYMWDLFDDYFGPGRASLPVRVAAHAVRPYLQKWDRESTAGVDRILVNSQHIAGKVRRFWGREAQVVYPPVALERFCQHPLEGLGQGGYYLWLGAFAPYKRLDIALEAFRQLDAPLWVVGTGQEAARLTSGALPSHIRFLGPVSDEALAGLYRDARALIFTAEEDFGIVPLEAQACGRPVIAYGRGGALETVSPRTGLFFDAQTPDALVEAVRRFERWEPDFRPADARAQAERFSRAAFLRSIQAEVDVVMGAPVVSSARAAAP, from the coding sequence GTGAAGGTCGCCCTCGTCCACGACTGGCTCGTCACCCAGCGCGGCGGTGAGCACGTGCTCGAGGCACTGTGCGAGCTGTTCCCGCAGGCGGACATCCATACCCTCGTCTACCGCCCCGGTGTGGTGCACCCGCGCATCGAGTCGCGGCCCATCCATACCTCCGTCCTCCAGCGCATTCCGCGCATCCACAAGCTCTACCGGCACTTCCTCCCCGTCCTCCCCCAGGTCATCGAGTCCATGCGTCTCGAGGGGTACGACCTCGTCGTCTCCTCCAGCCACTGCGTGGCCAAGGGCATCCGCAAGCCGCCCGGGGCGAAGCACCTCGCCTACGTGCACGCCCCCATGCGCTACATGTGGGACCTGTTCGACGACTACTTCGGGCCCGGACGTGCCTCGCTGCCGGTCCGCGTGGCCGCGCATGCCGTGCGGCCGTACCTCCAGAAGTGGGATCGCGAGAGCACCGCTGGCGTCGACCGCATCCTCGTCAACAGCCAGCACATCGCCGGCAAGGTGCGGCGCTTCTGGGGCCGCGAGGCCCAGGTGGTGTACCCGCCCGTCGCCCTGGAGCGCTTCTGCCAGCACCCGCTGGAGGGCCTCGGCCAGGGCGGCTACTACCTGTGGCTGGGCGCCTTCGCCCCCTACAAGCGGCTCGACATCGCCCTGGAGGCCTTCCGCCAGCTGGACGCGCCGCTCTGGGTGGTGGGTACCGGCCAGGAGGCGGCCAGGCTCACCTCGGGGGCGCTGCCCTCCCACATCCGCTTCCTCGGGCCCGTGTCGGACGAGGCCCTCGCCGGCCTCTATCGTGACGCCCGCGCCCTCATCTTCACCGCCGAGGAGGACTTCGGCATCGTCCCGTTGGAGGCACAGGCCTGCGGCCGTCCCGTCATCGCCTACGGGCGGGGTGGGGCACTGGAGACGGTCAGCCCTCGCACGGGCCTCTTCTTCGACGCGCAGACGCCAGATGCGCTGGTGGAGGCCGTGCGCCGCTTCGAGCGGTGGGAGCCCGATTTCCGCCCCGCCGACGCCCGCGCCCAGGCCGAGCGCTTCAGCCGGGCCGCCTTCCTGCGCTCCATCCAGGCCGAGGTGGACGTGGTGATGGGGGCTCCTGTCGTTTCTTCCGCCCGGGCCGCCGCACCCTGA
- a CDS encoding undecaprenyl-phosphate glucose phosphotransferase, which produces MFSRFQRFYTSIKVAADVVMLTVAFALAYVTRFEGPIPVFHGLPPLDDTLLSLATVLIVFPVTYRQSRLYATNRARTHIGEVFEVFKATVMATLIVVALTYFTRERYSRLMLAFFAGYSFVGVSMVRLVLREVLNEVRRRGYNLKSILLIGAGELGQRVIETVESHRELGFRVVGVLSLRPEKVGEQVLGVPVIGHVKDVDSVLDARPVDQVVIAVPLEDQAAVKPLMEQLALRTVDVKVVPDLYQYVTLYGGLEEFGGLPIISLQGDPMTGWNMVAKRVFDILFALVAIVVSAPIMLLVALAVKLTSRGPILYAQERMGMDGETFHILKFRTMRVDAEVRGAMMASKEDPRRTPIGTFLRKYSLDELPQFFNVLWGDMSLVGPRPERPVFIEEFKKQIPRYHLRHKVKAGITGWAQINGLRGQTSIQKRIEYDLYYIENWSLLMDLKILIRTALGGFLSKNAY; this is translated from the coding sequence GTGTTCAGCCGGTTCCAGCGCTTCTATACGTCCATCAAAGTCGCCGCCGACGTGGTGATGCTGACGGTGGCGTTCGCGCTCGCCTACGTCACCCGCTTCGAGGGCCCCATCCCCGTGTTCCACGGGTTGCCGCCCCTGGATGACACGTTGTTGTCCCTGGCGACGGTGCTCATCGTCTTCCCGGTCACCTACCGGCAGTCGCGGCTGTACGCCACCAACCGGGCGCGCACGCACATCGGCGAGGTGTTCGAGGTCTTCAAGGCCACCGTCATGGCCACCCTCATCGTGGTGGCGCTGACGTACTTCACCCGCGAGCGCTACTCGCGTCTGATGCTGGCCTTCTTCGCCGGCTACTCGTTCGTGGGCGTGTCGATGGTGCGCCTGGTGCTGCGCGAGGTGCTCAACGAGGTGCGCCGGCGCGGCTACAATCTCAAGTCCATCCTGCTCATCGGCGCGGGCGAGCTGGGCCAGCGTGTCATCGAGACGGTGGAGAGCCACCGCGAGCTGGGCTTCCGCGTGGTGGGCGTGCTCTCGCTGCGCCCCGAGAAGGTGGGCGAGCAGGTGCTGGGCGTGCCCGTCATCGGCCACGTGAAGGACGTGGACTCCGTGCTGGATGCGCGCCCGGTGGATCAGGTCGTCATCGCCGTGCCGCTCGAGGACCAGGCCGCCGTCAAGCCGCTGATGGAGCAGCTCGCGCTGCGCACGGTGGACGTGAAGGTGGTGCCGGACCTCTACCAGTACGTCACCCTGTACGGCGGGCTCGAGGAGTTCGGCGGGCTGCCCATCATCAGCCTCCAGGGCGATCCGATGACGGGCTGGAACATGGTGGCCAAGCGCGTCTTCGACATCCTCTTCGCGCTGGTGGCCATCGTGGTGAGCGCGCCCATCATGTTGCTGGTGGCCCTCGCGGTGAAGCTCACCAGCCGCGGTCCCATCCTCTACGCCCAGGAGCGCATGGGCATGGATGGCGAGACTTTTCATATTCTCAAATTTCGAACCATGCGCGTGGACGCCGAGGTCCGTGGCGCCATGATGGCCAGCAAGGAGGACCCGAGGCGCACGCCCATCGGCACCTTCCTGCGCAAGTACTCGCTCGACGAGCTGCCCCAGTTCTTCAACGTGCTGTGGGGCGACATGAGCCTCGTGGGCCCCCGCCCCGAGCGGCCCGTGTTCATCGAGGAGTTCAAGAAGCAGATCCCCCGCTACCACCTGCGCCACAAGGTGAAGGCCGGCATCACCGGCTGGGCGCAGATCAACGGCCTGCGCGGGCAGACGTCCATCCAGAAGCGGATTGAGTACGACCTGTACTACATCGAGAACTGGTCGCTGCTGATGGACCTGAAGATTCTCATCCGCACTGCACTGGGCGGCTTCCTGTCGAAGAACGCCTACTAG
- a CDS encoding GspE/PulE/PilB domain-containing protein yields MAEQLGAHLVRKGLITQSQLDEALKSQLIYGGSLGINLVELGVLDLDALGQALSDVYHFPLATDAEMEAVPAETLAQLKPELARSHLAFPLAIEGRRMKAAMVAPFDPKHLDALSFATGMRIVPSIVPELRLFHFLEKRYGIPKPTRPTRPGQPKLAVGPGAAPAPKPASPQPLQAQPAAASAPRPPVAGAPAPSAPAQPAPAPGAPPAAVRAGPPPASAPGANPGAGPHAQPPAAPVANQPPGMRPAPSAAGPVAKPAAPVAGAPVAPGAPATPGAPAGAPVGAVPPKPAMTMGGTQVPVAPGSVPAGAAAPRPPGSPGAPGAGPSAQPPAAGTSPAPGAAVPSRPQAAPGAPTAPGSAPAGAAPAQPASAVAAPGAPAGAVSAQPSGAPKAAAGPGAAVPPRPAPATGAPTSPAVTSAPAGGQGGAGVPHQPPAAKPPAGPTAPSAAPAAGTSASPGAPAVAKPAGTAPTTGSSSQPGPNLPPGMLPRSAPGAAPSGAASVPPAQGAAPQGTAAGTGQVSPPAAGTPRPPEALAGQPGAAPVRPPAPGVSSAPGAQVPPGAPATARPPGVLPPPGMSPRQEPSSAPVRPGPAPVQGGTVPPAGQVPAPSAVAPGASPSSQPAPAQKATPPGPGTPQPAAGAPRAPVPPGAPAAQATPVSPRPPSASAPSAPQVSAPGGVQSSSPAGQVQSAPPAPVVSAPETKPAVSAPSVQPVPAQAAPVEAPAQTSTPSFEQDLKAVSLVVEAEASAAPIGEPTGATVQSPPAAESVSATPLPTPEPKKKEERAPDASGVVPPSSEASPAPLGADSERKARVAPAPVELPRMPSRELEVTSNLELMRWRQSEAAKAGADSEPVSPWERRAIEVDFSSDDASATQAASSGAQEEIPLASVHEFIPTWDPSADSAASSTEPAESAGDSQGVQLVQLEEALEALRQATTRGALGKVLLSYCQGRFPRGFLLGETFGFARVGRGYGPGSNKSAVTALQVDLDAPSLLAMAAAGGRLVVSSMPESQEDEALFAALGESFSHLAAAPIRASERTVGFVVLDGGPSPFGAEELDDLEKLITAASEAYGRLSGSSF; encoded by the coding sequence ATGGCCGAACAGCTCGGAGCGCACCTGGTCCGCAAGGGCCTCATCACTCAGTCTCAGCTCGATGAAGCGCTGAAGTCTCAACTCATCTACGGCGGCAGTCTGGGCATCAACCTGGTCGAGCTGGGTGTGCTCGACCTGGATGCGTTGGGCCAGGCGCTGTCGGACGTGTACCACTTCCCCCTCGCCACGGACGCGGAGATGGAAGCGGTGCCCGCGGAGACGCTCGCACAACTCAAGCCCGAGCTGGCTCGGAGCCATCTGGCCTTCCCGCTGGCGATCGAGGGCCGCCGCATGAAGGCGGCCATGGTGGCGCCGTTCGATCCCAAGCACCTGGACGCGCTCAGCTTCGCCACGGGCATGCGCATCGTGCCCTCCATCGTGCCCGAGCTGCGCCTCTTCCACTTCCTGGAGAAGCGCTACGGCATCCCCAAGCCGACGCGTCCCACCCGGCCCGGCCAGCCCAAGCTCGCGGTGGGGCCGGGGGCCGCTCCGGCTCCGAAGCCCGCGTCGCCGCAGCCGTTGCAGGCCCAGCCGGCGGCCGCGTCCGCGCCGAGGCCTCCGGTCGCGGGTGCTCCGGCTCCTTCGGCTCCGGCGCAGCCCGCGCCCGCGCCCGGGGCTCCTCCCGCCGCCGTGCGCGCGGGGCCTCCGCCTGCGTCCGCTCCGGGTGCCAACCCCGGGGCGGGTCCTCATGCTCAGCCTCCGGCGGCTCCCGTGGCGAATCAGCCTCCGGGCATGCGGCCCGCGCCCTCGGCGGCAGGGCCCGTCGCGAAGCCCGCGGCGCCGGTGGCGGGAGCGCCCGTCGCGCCGGGAGCGCCCGCCACGCCGGGAGCGCCCGCCGGTGCTCCCGTGGGCGCGGTTCCTCCGAAGCCCGCGATGACGATGGGTGGCACTCAGGTGCCAGTGGCTCCAGGGAGTGTCCCGGCCGGGGCCGCGGCGCCTCGTCCGCCGGGGTCGCCCGGTGCTCCGGGGGCAGGGCCTTCCGCGCAGCCTCCGGCGGCGGGTACGTCTCCGGCGCCTGGCGCGGCGGTGCCTTCGCGGCCACAGGCTGCTCCTGGCGCGCCCACCGCGCCGGGGAGTGCTCCCGCGGGGGCCGCACCCGCTCAGCCTGCTTCCGCGGTCGCTGCTCCGGGCGCGCCCGCCGGTGCCGTGTCCGCGCAGCCCTCGGGGGCTCCGAAAGCCGCCGCTGGGCCTGGCGCCGCCGTGCCTCCGCGCCCCGCACCGGCGACGGGCGCACCCACGTCTCCTGCCGTGACGAGTGCACCCGCTGGCGGGCAGGGCGGGGCTGGAGTCCCGCATCAGCCTCCTGCCGCGAAACCGCCTGCCGGGCCGACGGCTCCGAGCGCGGCACCGGCCGCTGGAACATCTGCTTCGCCAGGCGCTCCGGCGGTCGCGAAGCCGGCGGGGACCGCGCCCACCACGGGTAGCTCCTCGCAACCTGGTCCGAACCTGCCTCCGGGCATGCTGCCTCGGAGCGCCCCGGGAGCGGCTCCCTCCGGGGCCGCCTCGGTTCCTCCCGCGCAGGGGGCGGCTCCTCAGGGCACTGCCGCGGGCACCGGGCAGGTATCTCCTCCGGCGGCGGGGACGCCTCGTCCTCCGGAGGCTCTGGCGGGTCAGCCGGGAGCGGCACCCGTGCGTCCTCCGGCGCCAGGAGTGTCGTCGGCTCCCGGAGCCCAGGTTCCTCCTGGTGCGCCCGCGACGGCGCGTCCTCCCGGGGTCTTGCCTCCTCCGGGGATGTCGCCGCGCCAGGAGCCTTCGAGCGCCCCGGTTCGTCCCGGGCCCGCGCCGGTGCAGGGGGGGACGGTTCCTCCCGCTGGCCAGGTACCGGCTCCCTCGGCCGTTGCTCCGGGGGCGAGCCCGTCGTCGCAGCCCGCACCGGCACAGAAGGCAACGCCTCCTGGCCCGGGGACTCCGCAGCCCGCGGCTGGTGCTCCTCGCGCGCCGGTTCCTCCCGGCGCTCCGGCTGCGCAGGCCACGCCTGTTTCGCCTCGGCCTCCGAGTGCTTCGGCTCCCTCCGCGCCGCAGGTCTCGGCTCCGGGTGGCGTGCAGTCCTCTTCGCCAGCGGGGCAGGTCCAGTCCGCGCCTCCCGCTCCCGTTGTCTCGGCGCCGGAGACGAAGCCCGCGGTGTCCGCGCCCTCCGTTCAGCCCGTGCCCGCTCAGGCGGCGCCCGTGGAAGCACCTGCACAGACGTCGACGCCCTCGTTCGAGCAGGATCTGAAAGCGGTCTCGCTCGTGGTGGAGGCCGAGGCATCCGCTGCTCCCATCGGGGAGCCCACGGGGGCCACGGTCCAGTCGCCTCCGGCGGCCGAGTCCGTGTCCGCCACGCCGCTTCCCACTCCAGAGCCGAAGAAGAAGGAGGAGCGCGCTCCCGATGCGTCCGGGGTGGTGCCGCCTTCGTCCGAGGCGAGCCCGGCCCCCCTCGGTGCGGATTCCGAGCGCAAGGCCAGGGTCGCGCCCGCGCCCGTCGAGCTGCCGAGGATGCCTTCGCGGGAGCTGGAGGTGACGTCGAACCTGGAGCTCATGAGGTGGCGGCAGTCGGAGGCGGCGAAGGCCGGAGCCGACTCCGAGCCCGTGTCTCCCTGGGAGCGGCGAGCCATCGAGGTGGACTTCTCGTCGGATGACGCGAGCGCCACCCAGGCGGCTTCCTCCGGCGCGCAGGAGGAGATCCCCCTGGCGTCCGTCCACGAGTTCATCCCGACCTGGGATCCGTCCGCCGATTCGGCGGCGAGCTCCACGGAGCCGGCCGAGAGCGCCGGGGACTCCCAGGGCGTGCAACTGGTGCAGCTCGAGGAGGCACTCGAGGCCCTGCGGCAGGCGACGACGCGCGGCGCGCTGGGCAAGGTGCTGCTGTCCTACTGCCAGGGGCGTTTCCCGCGAGGCTTCCTGCTCGGCGAGACGTTCGGCTTCGCCCGGGTGGGGCGTGGGTACGGCCCCGGGAGCAACAAGTCCGCGGTCACCGCGTTGCAGGTGGATCTCGACGCGCCCTCGCTCCTCGCCATGGCCGCCGCCGGTGGCAGGCTCGTGGTCTCCAGCATGCCGGAGAGCCAGGAGGACGAGGCGCTCTTCGCGGCCCTGGGCGAGTCGTTCTCGCACCTGGCGGCCGCGCCGATCCGCGCGAGTGAGCGTACCGTGGGCTTCGTCGTCCTCGATGGCGGGCCCTCTCCGTTCGGCGCGGAGGAGCTCGACGACCTGGAGAAGCTCATCACGGCTGCGTCCGAGGCCTATGGCCGGTTGAGCGGCTCCTCGTTCTGA
- a CDS encoding ATP-grasp domain-containing protein, with amino-acid sequence MPVLLLSPRFSSDSIALATEASRLSWRVHRLHDRRPPARLAEEDLVFYGESLLADTIGKALGLALLEPAADSLSLLPAELVLRDVRFTSLGAARGERFPRFVKPADEKQFRASVYHSGAELPGSEVLEDSLPVLTAEPVRWLDEYRCFVLEGRVVTASPYAWKGEREEPSLAAFDLEAAKAFAAEVLARAGDSFPSAVVLDVGRIEGRGWAVVELNPAWSSGLYACDAAGVLRVLPRASGTSRTVASGDARWLRPLPDIEG; translated from the coding sequence GTGCCCGTTCTGTTGCTGTCGCCGCGCTTCAGCTCGGATTCGATCGCCCTCGCCACGGAGGCCTCGCGTCTCTCGTGGCGGGTCCACCGGTTGCACGATCGGCGTCCTCCCGCGCGGCTGGCCGAGGAGGACCTCGTCTTCTACGGAGAGTCGTTATTGGCGGATACCATCGGGAAGGCGCTGGGCCTGGCGCTGCTCGAGCCCGCCGCCGACTCGCTGTCCCTCCTGCCCGCGGAGCTCGTGCTCCGGGACGTGCGGTTTACCTCGCTCGGCGCTGCCCGCGGCGAGCGGTTTCCGAGATTCGTCAAACCCGCCGACGAGAAGCAGTTCCGGGCCTCGGTCTACCACTCGGGGGCGGAGCTTCCCGGCTCCGAGGTGCTCGAGGACAGTCTGCCCGTCCTGACCGCCGAGCCCGTGCGCTGGCTCGATGAGTACCGTTGTTTCGTTCTCGAGGGCCGTGTCGTGACCGCGAGCCCCTATGCCTGGAAGGGCGAGCGCGAGGAGCCTTCACTGGCCGCGTTCGACTTGGAGGCCGCCAAGGCCTTCGCGGCCGAGGTGCTCGCGAGGGCTGGGGACTCGTTCCCTTCCGCCGTCGTCCTCGACGTGGGTCGGATCGAGGGGCGCGGGTGGGCCGTGGTGGAGCTGAACCCCGCCTGGAGCTCGGGGCTCTACGCGTGTGACGCGGCTGGAGTCCTGCGGGTGCTTCCGCGGGCCTCGGGTACGTCGCGGACGGTGGCCTCGGGTGACGCGAGGTGGTTGCGTCCTCTGCCCGACATCGAGGGGTAA